One Mesotoga infera DNA segment encodes these proteins:
- a CDS encoding peptidase S8 translates to HQGYGLVRADLAVQAASGSTPLDPDPDPEPGTVTVSNVSYSLSRNAKHMYVSVQLDPVVVGASVSVAVYLNGGISQYLTGTTITDTVGVAKFTVVNAPSGTYTTVVTDITAAGYTWDAGYPENSYEK, encoded by the coding sequence GCATCAGGGATATGGGCTGGTCAGAGCCGACCTAGCAGTTCAAGCGGCCTCTGGAAGTACGCCTCTCGATCCTGATCCAGATCCCGAACCCGGTACAGTAACAGTCTCCAATGTCAGCTATTCATTGAGCAGAAATGCCAAGCATATGTATGTTTCAGTTCAACTGGACCCGGTTGTTGTCGGAGCAAGTGTTTCTGTAGCGGTGTATCTCAACGGAGGAATCTCGCAATACTTAACTGGCACGACTATAACAGACACAGTGGGAGTTGCCAAATTTACTGTTGTCAATGCGCCGTCGGGGACTTATACGACTGTGGTCACTGATATCACAGCAGCTGGTTACACCTGGGATGCTGGCTATCCAGAGAACAGTTATGAGAAGTGA